Proteins encoded together in one Impatiens glandulifera chromosome 1, dImpGla2.1, whole genome shotgun sequence window:
- the LOC124937243 gene encoding uncharacterized protein LOC124937243, protein MNACRLCFIFIPSYIKHNKEASSMSCIADTNYLSESSKGIEEASQVNIAAGSYILCGESSKQHLASLVELGDDTDRCVSFLGFSSSRQVQGERRTRNSFGFRLLRLDFSYHLDRQLVFMVFVLTRKSVQIVGPSQGINPWPLHKSKHLFVGFRIGLLYVFELVAAESQFCNRTCGEISIPYPFGTTEGCYLANDTYHTESFHLTCKDNGGLYWGTKGRIQISEINVSAGSVKNF, encoded by the exons ATGAATGCATGTAGgctttgtttcatttttattccTAGTTATATCAAACATAATAAAGAGGCGTCATCAATGTCGTGCATTGCTGACACAAATTACCTCTCAGAATCTTCAAAGGGCATAGAAGAGGCAAGCCAAGTCAACATTGCAGCTGGAAG CTACATTCTTTGTGGGGAATCATCCAAGCAACACTTGGCTTCTTTAG TGGAATTGGGAGACGATACTGATAGGTGTGTATCGTTTCTTGGCTTTTCTTCTTCTCGCCAGGTTCAGG gggaaagaagaacaagaaactCTTTTGGGTTCCGGCTATTGCGCCTTGATTTCAGTTATCATCTCGACAGACAGCTTGTGTTTATGGTTTTTGTGCTGACAAGAAAAAGTGTCCAAATT gtgGGGCCATCACAGGGAATCAATCCTTGGCCTCTCCATAAAAGCAAACATTTATTTGTGGGTTTCAGGATTGGTTTG TTGTATGTTTTCGAATTAGTAGCTGCTGAGAGCCAGTTCTGCAACAGGACATGCGGGGAAATATCAATTCCGTACCCATTCGGTACCACTGAAGGATGCTATTTAGCGAACGACACCTACCATACTGAATCCTTCCATTTGACATGCAAGGACAATGGCGGTTTGTATTGGGGGACTAAAGGCAGAATCCAAATCAGCGAAATCAATGTCTCTGCTGGAAGTGTCAAAAATTTTTGA